From one [Ruminococcus] lactaris ATCC 29176 genomic stretch:
- a CDS encoding ATP-binding cassette domain-containing protein, with product MLSIENFRKRYDDFELDCTMSVEPGQITGIVGANGAGKSTLFKAILGLVKGDSGRITLFGKEPQQLTREDKEKIGVAFTNAGFNEYLRIKDIVPVLSNVYPSFEKEKFLGSCKKLNLSLDKKLKEFSTGMKAKLNVLIAVSHQAPFLILDEPTAGLDVTAREQVLDLLREYMTEVDGRSIVISSHISSDLEGLCDDIYMIHEGKIILHETMDTILNDYGVIKVTEEQWKKLDKSYLLKKKKESYGYACLTKEKRYYMENHPGVAVENGSLDEVIVMMIQGETV from the coding sequence ATGTTATCAATAGAAAATTTCAGGAAGCGGTATGATGATTTTGAATTGGACTGTACCATGAGCGTTGAACCGGGACAGATCACAGGAATCGTCGGGGCAAATGGAGCAGGAAAGAGTACGCTTTTTAAAGCAATTTTAGGACTGGTAAAGGGAGATTCCGGTCGGATTACACTTTTTGGAAAAGAACCACAGCAACTGACGAGAGAGGATAAAGAGAAGATTGGAGTAGCATTTACAAATGCAGGATTCAATGAATATTTAAGAATTAAAGATATTGTTCCGGTTTTGAGCAATGTATATCCGTCTTTTGAAAAAGAAAAGTTTCTCGGATCATGCAAAAAATTGAACCTTTCACTTGATAAGAAGCTAAAAGAATTTTCCACCGGAATGAAGGCAAAGCTGAATGTACTGATCGCAGTGTCACACCAGGCTCCTTTCCTGATACTTGACGAACCGACAGCAGGTCTTGATGTGACAGCACGGGAGCAGGTACTGGATCTACTGCGGGAGTATATGACCGAAGTGGATGGAAGAAGTATCGTGATCAGTTCCCATATTTCTTCAGATCTGGAAGGCCTGTGTGATGATATTTATATGATCCACGAGGGTAAGATCATCCTGCATGAAACGATGGATACGATCCTGAATGATTATGGAGTGATTAAAGTGACGGAGGAACAGTGGAAAAAACTGGACAAATCTTACTTATTAAAAAAGAAAAAAGAAAGTTATGGATATGCCTGTCTGACAAAAGAAAAGAGATATTATATGGAAAATCATCCGGGTGTTGCAGTTGAAAATGGCAGCCTGGATGAAGTGATCGTTATGATGATTCAGGGGGAAACGGTATGA
- a CDS encoding ABC-2 transporter permease, with protein sequence MRTEKGLLLKDWGLLKSQGKGIIYVMIGGAALMVGALNNSVIDREESAACFGIYITVTMAIYVANMLAYDEMDHGFQYLFSLPVTKKDYVREKYIFSISLDAAVWLLGLTITTVVSMIGNYGTDLKKLVMIMSWGMMAGVVLIALNIPVRLKFDGEKGRLIIAVIVLFLGGAGVLTGKMCGRLGVNPTGIFQKIVSLSAGQLLGAGMMILVIGLTVSYQCSIKILEKKEY encoded by the coding sequence ATGAGAACAGAAAAGGGATTGTTATTAAAAGATTGGGGACTTTTAAAAAGTCAGGGAAAAGGGATTATTTATGTGATGATCGGAGGAGCAGCCTTAATGGTTGGAGCCTTGAATAATTCAGTGATAGACCGGGAAGAAAGTGCAGCGTGTTTTGGAATATATATTACTGTCACGATGGCAATTTATGTTGCAAATATGCTTGCATATGATGAAATGGATCATGGGTTTCAGTATCTTTTTTCGTTGCCGGTCACGAAAAAGGATTATGTCAGAGAAAAATATATTTTCAGCATTTCTCTGGATGCAGCAGTCTGGTTACTTGGTCTGACAATAACAACCGTAGTTTCAATGATAGGAAATTACGGAACGGATCTGAAAAAATTGGTAATGATAATGTCCTGGGGGATGATGGCAGGAGTCGTTCTTATTGCATTGAACATACCGGTACGATTAAAATTTGACGGTGAAAAAGGAAGACTTATTATAGCGGTAATTGTATTGTTTCTTGGGGGAGCAGGAGTGTTGACAGGAAAGATGTGCGGAAGACTGGGCGTGAATCCTACAGGGATATTTCAAAAAATTGTTTCACTGAGTGCAGGACAACTGCTAGGAGCAGGAATGATGATACTCGTTATCGGTCTGACTGTTTCGTATCAATGCAGCATAAAAATACTGGAGAAGAAAGAATATTGA
- a CDS encoding MarR family winged helix-turn-helix transcriptional regulator, producing the protein MSCKGQEMPTLGILGMTAHKIGKLAQTMYAEYDLNKSQSMILFQLHRDGRISQKELAQKLNVSAPSITSMIQKMEKSGYIVRNVDEKDQRMMRLDLTEKGQACIEHVKAIAEKMDEIAFTGISPEEKMLLRRILFQICENVEKERNR; encoded by the coding sequence ATGTCGTGTAAAGGACAGGAGATGCCGACACTTGGGATTCTTGGGATGACAGCCCATAAGATCGGAAAGCTGGCACAGACTATGTATGCTGAATATGATCTGAATAAAAGTCAGTCAATGATTTTATTTCAGCTTCACAGAGATGGAAGAATATCACAGAAAGAACTGGCACAGAAGCTGAATGTAAGTGCACCTTCGATCACATCGATGATCCAGAAGATGGAGAAGTCGGGATATATCGTGAGGAATGTTGATGAAAAAGATCAGAGAATGATGCGGCTGGATCTGACAGAGAAAGGGCAGGCATGTATTGAGCATGTAAAAGCAATTGCAGAAAAGATGGATGAAATTGCTTTTACAGGGATCAGTCCAGAGGAAAAAATGCTTCTGAGAAGAATTTTATTTCAGATTTGTGAAAATGTAGAAAAGGAAAGGAACAGATAA
- a CDS encoding ABC transporter ATP-binding protein: MKNLFKYAASYWKAMIAIMLILFVQAYCDLSLPAYTSNIVNVGIQQGGIEDEIPEQIAREEMDKLLLFVSEEDGQKVMDAYEEDTESYEKDAYVLKESVSGDEEQMKELQDILKLPMMMTTGFESGSDMTKEVESQLKSSLPDGTVSEDTTIFDIMKMLPGEQRTAMVEKMGEQMDDLPDTILDQAAVSYCKSVYQDLGMDMEKIQTGYLAKTGGMMIALAFLGMAASVLVGFLASRVGASAGRDLRGRVFHKVVGFSNHEFNQFSTASLITRSTNDIQQIQMLIVMLLRMVLYAPILAIGGVFQVMKTNVSMSWIIGLAVIIIACMVLLLFVVAMPKFKMLQKLVDKLNLVTREILTGLSVIRAFSTEKHEEKRFDDANVELTKTNLFVNRAMTFMMPAMMLVMNGVSVLIVWTGAHGISDGQMQVGDMMAFIQYTMQIIMGFLMLCMISIMLPRAAVAADRVEEVLKSETIICDPERPEVLPEQGEGVLSFDHVSFKYPGADEDVLQDITFTARPGQTTAIIGSTGSGKSTLVNLIPRFYDVTEGKITLDGIDIRDIKQHDLREKLGYVPQKGVLFSGNIASNIMFGNQDGTEEEMKEAAEIAQATEFIETKPEGYESPIAQGGSNVSGGQKQRLSIARAIAKHPQVFIFDDSFSALDYKTDVTLRHALAEKTRESTVLIVAQRISTILHAEQILVLDDGKIVGKGTHAELLKNCEVYREIAESQLSRAELESAVQTDGKEEKIHG, translated from the coding sequence ATGAAGAATTTATTCAAATACGCTGCATCGTACTGGAAAGCGATGATAGCAATCATGTTAATTCTCTTCGTTCAGGCTTACTGTGATCTGTCTTTACCTGCATATACTTCCAACATTGTCAATGTTGGAATCCAGCAGGGTGGTATTGAAGATGAGATACCGGAGCAGATCGCCCGGGAAGAGATGGATAAATTATTACTTTTTGTATCAGAAGAAGACGGGCAGAAAGTAATGGATGCTTATGAGGAAGATACGGAATCTTATGAAAAAGATGCGTATGTCCTGAAAGAATCCGTATCCGGGGATGAGGAACAGATGAAGGAACTTCAGGATATTCTGAAGCTCCCGATGATGATGACGACTGGTTTTGAGTCCGGCAGTGATATGACGAAAGAAGTTGAGTCTCAGTTAAAGTCGAGTCTTCCGGATGGGACAGTTTCAGAGGATACAACCATCTTTGATATTATGAAGATGCTTCCGGGAGAACAGAGAACTGCCATGGTGGAAAAGATGGGAGAACAGATGGATGATCTTCCGGATACGATTCTGGATCAGGCAGCGGTCAGCTATTGCAAATCGGTCTATCAGGATCTGGGCATGGACATGGAAAAGATTCAGACAGGATATCTTGCAAAGACCGGGGGAATGATGATTGCACTGGCATTCCTCGGAATGGCAGCAAGTGTACTGGTCGGATTCCTGGCTTCAAGAGTAGGTGCGTCAGCAGGACGTGACTTAAGAGGCAGAGTATTCCATAAGGTTGTGGGCTTTTCCAATCATGAGTTCAACCAGTTTTCAACAGCCTCACTGATTACGAGGAGTACGAATGATATCCAGCAGATCCAGATGTTGATTGTTATGCTTTTGAGAATGGTACTTTATGCACCAATCCTGGCGATCGGAGGAGTATTCCAGGTAATGAAGACAAATGTGTCGATGTCCTGGATCATCGGACTTGCGGTGATCATCATTGCATGCATGGTATTATTACTCTTTGTTGTGGCAATGCCGAAATTTAAGATGCTTCAGAAGCTTGTGGATAAGCTGAACCTTGTGACCAGAGAAATTCTGACAGGACTGTCGGTTATCCGTGCATTTAGTACAGAAAAGCATGAAGAGAAACGATTTGATGACGCAAATGTAGAACTGACAAAGACGAATCTTTTTGTCAATCGTGCGATGACATTTATGATGCCGGCAATGATGCTGGTCATGAACGGAGTCTCTGTTCTGATTGTATGGACCGGAGCACATGGAATCAGCGATGGTCAGATGCAGGTGGGAGATATGATGGCATTTATTCAGTATACCATGCAGATCATCATGGGATTCCTGATGCTTTGCATGATCTCGATCATGCTTCCGCGTGCGGCTGTAGCGGCTGACCGTGTGGAAGAAGTGCTGAAGAGTGAGACGATCATCTGTGATCCGGAACGGCCGGAAGTACTGCCGGAGCAGGGAGAAGGAGTTCTTTCCTTTGATCATGTATCATTTAAATATCCGGGAGCAGACGAAGATGTGCTGCAGGATATCACATTTACAGCCCGGCCGGGACAGACCACGGCGATTATTGGAAGTACAGGAAGTGGAAAATCAACACTGGTCAATTTGATCCCACGGTTTTATGATGTGACAGAAGGAAAGATCACGCTGGATGGAATTGATATCCGTGACATAAAGCAGCATGATCTCAGAGAAAAGCTGGGATATGTTCCGCAGAAAGGAGTCCTGTTCTCAGGAAATATTGCTTCTAATATCATGTTCGGAAATCAGGATGGAACAGAAGAGGAAATGAAAGAAGCGGCAGAGATCGCACAGGCTACAGAATTTATCGAGACTAAACCGGAAGGCTATGAAAGTCCGATCGCTCAGGGCGGTTCCAATGTATCCGGTGGTCAGAAGCAGAGACTTTCGATTGCAAGAGCGATTGCAAAGCATCCACAGGTATTTATTTTTGATGACAGTTTTTCGGCTCTTGACTATAAGACGGATGTGACATTGCGTCATGCCCTTGCAGAGAAGACGAGGGAAAGTACAGTTTTGATCGTAGCACAGAGAATCAGTACCATTCTGCATGCAGAGCAGATCCTTGTCCTGGATGATGGAAAGATTGTCGGAAAAGGTACACATGCAGAACTGCTGAAAAATTGTGAAGTATATCGGGAAATCGCAGAGTCCCAGCTTTCCAGGGCAGAACTGGAATCTGCCGTTCAGACAGATGGAAAGGAGGAGAAGATCCATGGCTAG
- a CDS encoding ABC transporter ATP-binding protein: protein MARRGRMGRGVAPTEKAKDFKGTMKKLIRYMASFKIQIFFVAVFAICGTIFNIAGPKILGKATTEIFNGLVSKVSGGSGMDFGKIGTILATALSLYLISAACSLIQGFLMTGVSQKTTYKLRKEISQKINRMPMNYFDTKPVGEVLSRVTNDVDTLGQSLNQSATQLITSVTTIIGVLVMMLSISPLMTLVALLILPLSMLLLSFVMKHSQKYFVGQQEYLGNVNGQVEEIYSGHNIIKAFNKEEAVIREFNETNGKLYDSAWKSQFFSGMMMPVMQFIGNLGYVGVAVLGGFLTIKNVIEVGDIQSFIQYVRNFTQPIQQMAQVANMLQSTAAASERVFEFLEEKEEDQTVEHPVSVENLKGNVEFDHVHFGYNPDKIIINDFSAKVKEGQKIAIVGPTGAGKTTMIKLLMRFYDVNDGSIKIDGHDIRDFNRSELREMFGMVLQDTWLFHGSIRENIRYGKLDATDEEVIQAAKAAHVHRFVKTLPGGYDMELNEEASNVSQGQKQLLTIARAILADPKILILDEATSSVDTRTEVLIQKAMDNLMKGRTSFVIAHRLSTIRDADLILVMKDGDIVEQGNHEELLAKGGFYADLYNSQFENAGECA, encoded by the coding sequence ATGGCTAGAAGAGGTAGAATGGGGCGAGGTGTTGCACCGACCGAAAAGGCAAAAGATTTCAAAGGAACAATGAAAAAGCTGATCCGCTATATGGCTTCATTTAAAATACAGATTTTTTTCGTAGCAGTCTTTGCAATTTGCGGAACGATTTTTAATATTGCCGGACCAAAGATTCTCGGAAAGGCGACAACAGAAATCTTCAATGGTCTTGTCAGTAAGGTTTCAGGCGGATCAGGCATGGATTTTGGAAAAATCGGAACGATTCTGGCGACAGCATTGAGTCTGTATCTGATCAGTGCAGCGTGCAGCCTGATCCAGGGATTCCTGATGACAGGTGTATCGCAGAAGACAACTTATAAATTAAGAAAAGAAATCTCACAGAAGATCAACCGGATGCCGATGAATTATTTCGATACGAAACCGGTCGGAGAAGTTCTTTCAAGAGTGACAAATGATGTGGATACTCTCGGACAGAGTCTGAACCAGAGTGCAACTCAGTTGATCACATCGGTCACAACCATCATCGGTGTGCTGGTGATGATGCTTTCCATCAGTCCGCTGATGACACTGGTAGCACTGCTGATTCTTCCATTGTCCATGCTGCTGTTGTCATTTGTAATGAAACATTCACAGAAATATTTCGTAGGACAGCAGGAATATCTTGGAAATGTCAACGGACAGGTAGAGGAAATCTACAGCGGACATAATATCATCAAGGCATTTAATAAAGAAGAAGCGGTGATCAGAGAATTTAATGAGACCAACGGAAAGCTTTATGATTCTGCGTGGAAATCTCAGTTTTTCTCAGGAATGATGATGCCGGTCATGCAGTTTATCGGCAATCTTGGTTATGTAGGTGTGGCAGTCCTTGGAGGATTCCTGACGATCAAAAATGTGATCGAGGTCGGAGATATTCAGTCATTTATTCAGTATGTCCGTAATTTCACCCAGCCGATCCAGCAGATGGCACAGGTAGCAAATATGTTGCAGTCTACGGCAGCAGCATCCGAGAGGGTTTTTGAATTTCTTGAAGAAAAAGAAGAAGATCAGACAGTGGAACATCCTGTGTCCGTAGAAAATCTGAAAGGAAATGTAGAGTTTGACCATGTTCATTTCGGATATAACCCGGATAAGATCATCATCAATGATTTTTCTGCGAAAGTAAAAGAAGGACAGAAGATTGCGATCGTTGGTCCGACCGGAGCAGGAAAGACGACAATGATCAAGCTGCTAATGAGATTTTATGATGTAAATGATGGTTCGATAAAAATAGATGGACACGATATCCGGGATTTCAACCGCAGTGAATTAAGAGAAATGTTCGGAATGGTGCTTCAGGATACATGGCTGTTCCATGGCTCCATCCGTGAAAATATCCGTTATGGTAAACTGGATGCTACAGATGAAGAAGTGATCCAGGCTGCAAAGGCAGCACATGTGCATCGATTTGTAAAGACACTTCCAGGTGGATATGATATGGAACTGAACGAAGAAGCAAGCAACGTTTCCCAGGGACAGAAGCAGCTTCTGACGATTGCACGTGCAATCCTTGCAGATCCAAAGATCCTGATCCTGGATGAGGCGACAAGCTCTGTCGATACAAGAACAGAAGTACTGATTCAGAAAGCGATGGATAATCTGATGAAGGGAAGAACGAGCTTTGTGATCGCACACCGTCTGTCTACGATCCGTGATGCGGATCTGATTCTTGTTATGAAAGACGGAGATATCGTGGAGCAGGGAAATCATGAAGAACTTCTTGCAAAGGGTGGATTTTATGCAGATCTTTATAATTCCCAGTTTGAAAATGCCGGAGAATGTGCATAA
- a CDS encoding TetR/AcrR family transcriptional regulator, which yields MAKQVEGISEKVELCAKKEFLEKGYVDASLRTIAAEAGTTTGTIYSRYGGKEGLFSAIVEPVAKEFTGIFIGVQEKFHAIESDRQAVSLDDYAEDGMKQLVKYMYAHLEEFQILVKSSYGTRFQDFVEHLVELETDYTYKFMEAIGLRFKDGKPLTKNFMHIMNKALFESFFEVIRHDMSEEEAWEYIEMLEKYHSAGWNIIYGECCSIND from the coding sequence GTGGCTAAGCAGGTAGAAGGTATTTCAGAAAAAGTAGAATTATGTGCAAAGAAAGAGTTCCTTGAAAAAGGCTATGTAGATGCATCACTGCGGACGATTGCTGCGGAGGCGGGAACGACGACCGGAACGATCTATTCCCGATATGGTGGAAAAGAAGGACTTTTTTCAGCAATCGTAGAACCGGTGGCAAAAGAGTTTACAGGGATATTTATCGGAGTTCAGGAAAAATTTCATGCGATAGAATCGGATCGGCAGGCAGTGAGTCTGGATGATTATGCGGAAGACGGAATGAAGCAGCTTGTGAAGTATATGTACGCTCATCTGGAAGAATTTCAGATCCTGGTGAAAAGCTCTTATGGTACAAGATTTCAGGATTTTGTGGAACATCTTGTAGAACTTGAGACAGATTATACTTATAAGTTCATGGAGGCGATCGGTCTGAGATTTAAGGATGGAAAGCCACTGACAAAGAATTTCATGCACATAATGAATAAAGCACTTTTTGAGAGCTTTTTTGAAGTGATCCGGCATGATATGTCAGAAGAGGAAGCATGGGAATATATAGAAATGCTTGAAAAGTATCACAGTGCCGGATGGAATATTATCTACGGAGAATGCTGTTCAATCAATGACTGA
- a CDS encoding ABC transporter ATP-binding protein — protein MAKQKEKKQTPVSRLMEYAGSFQYLAVASWVLAAVSAFVALVPFYFIWRLIKEVLRVAPDYGAAQNLSTYGWSAVGFAILSMLIYIGALICSHLAAFRVQANMRSRLMRHILSLPIGFMDDEGSGKIRKIVNESSAATETYLAHQLPDKYVATATPVGLAALLLVFDWKLGLLCLIPVVVAFLVMGAMMGENMKKKMEEYQNALEEMSGEAVEYVRGIPVVKTFGQSVFSFKRFRDSIKKYEKWTISYTKDLRLPMMGYTVAINSVFAILIAAVYLLGGVKSGTADPEFLLNLLFYIIITPIITVTLTKMMYAGENTMVVEDALARIDNIIERKPLPQAAEEKSPEDVSIEFEHVSFRYDGAEKDALHDISLQIRPGEHIAFVGPSGGGKTTLARLVARFADASQGEIRIGGANVKEIHQKALMDMVSFVFQDSRLLKMSIYENVRMGKKNATREEVVKALKNAQCEDIIAKLPDGIDTVIGSKGTYLSGGEAQRISIARAMIKNAPILILDEATAFADPDNEAKVQAAFSRLSQGKTVIMIAHRLSSVIDADRIFVLRDGEICQSGTHKELEKADGLYAHMWKEYNQSVCWKVGA, from the coding sequence ATGGCTAAACAAAAAGAAAAAAAGCAGACACCGGTCAGCCGGCTGATGGAGTATGCCGGAAGTTTTCAATACCTGGCAGTTGCGTCCTGGGTTCTTGCGGCTGTCAGTGCCTTTGTGGCACTTGTTCCGTTCTATTTTATCTGGCGGCTGATAAAAGAGGTGTTACGGGTTGCACCGGATTATGGTGCGGCACAGAATCTGTCTACCTATGGCTGGAGTGCAGTCGGTTTTGCAATCCTGTCTATGCTGATCTATATCGGGGCATTGATCTGTTCTCATTTGGCAGCATTCCGAGTGCAGGCAAATATGAGGTCAAGACTGATGCGACATATCTTATCTCTGCCGATTGGATTTATGGATGATGAGGGAAGTGGAAAGATCCGAAAGATTGTAAATGAGTCCAGTGCAGCGACAGAAACTTATCTTGCACATCAGTTGCCGGATAAATATGTAGCAACGGCAACCCCGGTCGGCCTGGCGGCACTTCTGCTGGTTTTTGACTGGAAACTGGGGCTTTTATGTCTTATCCCGGTTGTTGTAGCTTTCCTGGTCATGGGTGCCATGATGGGAGAGAACATGAAGAAAAAAATGGAAGAATATCAGAATGCACTGGAAGAAATGTCCGGCGAGGCAGTGGAATATGTCAGAGGGATTCCGGTTGTAAAAACATTTGGACAGTCGGTCTTTTCTTTTAAAAGATTCAGGGATTCAATCAAAAAATATGAAAAATGGACGATTTCCTATACAAAAGATTTAAGACTTCCAATGATGGGATATACGGTTGCAATTAATTCAGTTTTCGCAATTCTGATCGCAGCGGTTTATCTGCTGGGCGGAGTGAAAAGCGGAACTGCAGATCCTGAGTTTTTATTAAACCTGTTATTCTATATTATTATCACCCCGATCATTACCGTTACATTGACAAAGATGATGTATGCAGGTGAGAATACAATGGTTGTGGAAGATGCACTTGCAAGAATTGACAATATTATAGAAAGAAAACCATTGCCGCAGGCAGCAGAGGAAAAGAGTCCCGAAGATGTTTCTATCGAGTTTGAACATGTATCTTTCCGGTATGACGGGGCAGAAAAAGATGCCCTGCACGATATCAGTCTTCAGATCCGTCCGGGAGAGCATATCGCTTTTGTCGGACCATCCGGTGGAGGAAAGACAACGCTGGCGAGACTGGTTGCAAGGTTTGCAGATGCGTCTCAGGGTGAGATCAGGATTGGCGGAGCAAATGTAAAGGAAATCCACCAGAAAGCTCTGATGGATATGGTATCATTTGTATTTCAGGACAGCCGGCTTCTGAAAATGTCTATTTACGAAAATGTACGCATGGGAAAGAAAAATGCCACCCGTGAAGAGGTGGTGAAGGCATTAAAGAATGCTCAATGTGAGGATATCATAGCGAAACTTCCGGACGGGATTGACACAGTGATCGGCTCAAAAGGTACGTATCTGTCAGGCGGAGAAGCTCAGCGGATTTCAATCGCAAGAGCGATGATCAAAAATGCTCCGATTCTGATCCTGGATGAAGCAACAGCATTTGCAGATCCGGATAATGAGGCAAAGGTGCAGGCTGCATTCAGCAGACTTTCTCAGGGAAAAACTGTGATCATGATCGCCCACAGACTTTCATCGGTCATTGATGCAGACCGGATCTTTGTACTCAGAGACGGAGAAATCTGCCAGAGTGGTACTCATAAGGAACTTGAAAAAGCAGACGGACTCTATGCACATATGTGGAAAGAGTACAATCAATCGGTTTGTTGGAAGGTAGGTGCATAA
- a CDS encoding ABC transporter ATP-binding protein, with protein MKEKLMHKYALSPQGASDMLKAFVSVTVSDLVLMIPVSLLYFIVKDYMEGTLQGKGGFYIAGIIVTLALIAITTYIQYNATFLSTYVESGVRRITLAEKLRKIPLSFFGKKDLSDLTSTIMADCAQMETASSHFIPELVGACISTAIVAVGMFFFNWRMALAALWVLPVSFLIVGCSGKVQKSLNQKQMELKMACADGIQECLESARDLHAYNAEDDYMRGLDVKIKAVEKHAVVTELGTAVFVGSAQMILKLGIATVALVGGTLLAKGEISVLTFFMFLLVVSRIYDPMQVSLQNLAAIISSEVQSARLDEILSHEVQEGSEKMDRKGYDIEFSNVGFSYDSGETVLKDVSFVAKQGEVTALIGPSGGGKTTVSRLASRFWDVDHGKITVGGMDISKVDPETLMSLYSIVFQDVTLFNNTIMENIRIGKMDATDEEVIAAAKLAHCDEFAEKLSDGWNTMIGENGSELSGGERQRISIARAFLKNAPIILLDEATASLDADNETMIQESLSRLIKDKTVMIIAHRMRTVADADKIVVLKDGVVAESGSPAELEKKNGIYSNMVKTQLLATGWSL; from the coding sequence ATAAAAGAAAAACTGATGCATAAATATGCTCTTTCTCCGCAAGGTGCATCGGATATGCTCAAAGCCTTTGTGTCAGTTACGGTATCAGATCTGGTTTTGATGATTCCGGTTTCGCTGCTGTATTTTATAGTGAAAGATTATATGGAAGGAACACTTCAGGGAAAAGGTGGATTTTATATTGCCGGCATTATCGTGACACTTGCCCTGATCGCAATTACAACTTATATACAATATAATGCAACATTTTTATCAACTTATGTAGAAAGTGGTGTGCGGAGAATCACGCTTGCAGAAAAGCTGAGAAAGATTCCGTTGTCATTCTTTGGCAAAAAAGATCTGTCAGATTTGACGAGTACGATCATGGCGGATTGTGCACAGATGGAAACTGCGTCTTCTCATTTTATTCCGGAACTGGTGGGAGCATGCATTTCTACAGCAATCGTTGCAGTGGGAATGTTCTTTTTCAACTGGAGAATGGCATTGGCAGCTCTTTGGGTGCTTCCGGTTTCATTTCTTATTGTAGGTTGTTCGGGAAAAGTTCAGAAAAGTCTGAATCAGAAGCAGATGGAATTAAAAATGGCATGTGCGGACGGGATTCAGGAGTGCCTGGAAAGTGCAAGAGATCTTCATGCATATAATGCAGAGGATGATTATATGAGAGGTCTGGATGTGAAGATAAAAGCCGTAGAGAAGCATGCTGTTGTTACAGAACTTGGAACAGCAGTTTTTGTGGGAAGTGCTCAGATGATCTTAAAGCTCGGAATTGCCACGGTTGCACTGGTTGGGGGAACTCTGCTGGCAAAAGGGGAGATCAGTGTGCTTACATTCTTTATGTTTCTGCTGGTTGTATCCAGGATTTATGATCCAATGCAGGTATCTCTTCAAAATCTTGCGGCAATCATATCTTCTGAAGTACAGAGTGCAAGACTGGATGAAATCCTGTCGCATGAGGTGCAGGAAGGTTCAGAAAAAATGGATCGTAAAGGATATGATATTGAATTTTCCAACGTTGGTTTCTCTTATGATTCAGGAGAAACTGTATTGAAAGATGTTTCATTTGTGGCAAAGCAGGGGGAAGTAACTGCACTGATCGGACCGTCCGGTGGAGGAAAGACAACCGTCTCACGTCTGGCGTCAAGATTCTGGGACGTAGATCATGGAAAGATCACAGTAGGTGGAATGGATATTTCAAAAGTTGACCCGGAGACATTGATGTCACTTTATTCGATCGTATTTCAGGATGTTACATTATTCAATAATACAATTATGGAAAATATCAGAATCGGAAAGATGGATGCTACAGATGAAGAAGTGATTGCAGCAGCGAAACTTGCACATTGCGATGAATTTGCGGAAAAACTTTCTGACGGATGGAATACAATGATCGGAGAGAATGGTTCGGAACTTTCAGGCGGTGAGCGGCAGAGGATTTCTATTGCAAGAGCATTTCTGAAAAATGCACCGATCATATTGCTGGATGAAGCCACGGCATCATTGGATGCAGATAACGAAACGATGATCCAGGAATCGCTGTCACGTCTGATTAAAGATAAGACAGTTATGATTATTGCCCACAGGATGAGAACAGTAGCGGATGCAGATAAGATTGTTGTACTGAAAGATGGTGTTGTTGCAGAGAGTGGAAGTCCGGCCGAACTGGAAAAGAAAAATGGAATTTACAGTAATATGGTAAAGACGCAGCTTCTTGCAACTGGCTGGAGTTTATAA